In Anopheles arabiensis isolate DONGOLA chromosome 2, AaraD3, whole genome shotgun sequence, the genomic window TACCGTTGCCAGAGTTCATTTTCCCAACCCAAAACCATGAACGATCGATGCTACGAGTGAAGATTTgaagaataaagaaaaagtcatgtttttttttaaatttgtttggaGTAAAATGAGTAATTAAAAAATCTCTCTAGAGAATTAAAAATAGTTGGCTtatcgaaaattaaattatgatgTGAATAATCTGGAAAGGATATCCATGTCAACgtatattttaaaatctaGTGCTTTCACAACTGTCATTCGCCACtgtgacagctgtcaaatagTAGTCGAGGACGGGATATGTCGCGAACGGGAGCATCCTATTCCCACAGCTTGTGCATTGTGCAGACTCTATTCCAATAATCGTAGTAAAAACCAGCATTCAGGACAGAAAAGTGGATGataaaacaacgaaacaaacaaccaagaTGGCATTCTGTGTGTTAAACGCCGCAGCAAAGCGAACACCATCGACTGTTTACGCAGTCGGTCGTGGgctgctgcaaaatgtcaccgcTCCGTACCGATTGTATCAGCAGCCAGCCCGTGCGGCGGGCAAATGGTTTCCGGACGAACAGTTCATCGAACAATTCAAAGGCCCGGTAATGTACCCGGACCACGTAACTGCACGCTGGAAGCTTCCGCCCTGGAACAGCAAGATTGCACCGGTCGAGAAGCAGGTGCGCAATCTGAAGATCAATTTCGGACCGCAGCATCCGGCTGCCCACGGTGTGCTGCGCCTGGTGCTGGAGCTGGACGGCGAAACGGTGATGCGTGCGGATCCACACATTGGGCTGCTGCACCGCGGCACCGAGAAGCTGATCGAGTACAAGACGTACGTGCAGGCCCTGCCCTACTTCGACCGGCTCGACTACGTCTCGATGATGTGCAACGAGCAGTGCTACTCGCTCGCGGTGGAAAAGCTGCTCAACATTGAGATCCCGCCGAGGGCGAAGTACATCCGTGTGCTGTTTGCGGAAATTACACGCATCCTCAACCACATCATGGCGATCGGTACGCACGCACTGGACGTGGGAGCGCTGACCCCCTTCTTCTGGCTGTTTGAGGAGCGGGAAAAAATGATGGAGTTTTACGAGCGCGTGTCGGGGGCGCGCATGCACGCCGCCTACGTTCGGCCGGGTGGTGTCGCGCAAGACATTCCGCTCGGTTTGCTGGACGATATCTACGACTTTGCGGTACGGTTCGGCGAACGGTTGGACGAGGTGGAAGATGTGCTAACGAGCAACCGGATCTGGGTGCAGCGGACGGTGAACATTGGGGTCGTTACGGCCGAGGATGCGCTGAACTATGGCTTCAGCGGTGTCATGCTGCGCGGTTCCGGTATTAAGTGGGACCTGCGGAAGGTGCAACCGTACGATGCGTACGATCAGATGGAGTTCGATGTACCGATCGGTACGAAGGGCGACTGCTATGATCGGTATCTGTGCCGTATTGAGGAGATGCGCCAGTCGCTGCGCATTATCGACCAGTGCCTCAATCGGATGCCGGCCGGCGAGATTAAGACGGACGATGGGAAGATATCGCCACCGTCCCGCACCGAGATGAAACAATCGATGGAGGCGCTTATCCATCACTTTAAGCTGTTTACGCAGGGCTATCAGGTACCGCCGGGGTCGACGTACACGGCGGTGGAAGCGCCAAAGGGTGAGTTCGGTGTGTATCTGGTGTCGGACGGGTCCAGTCAGCCGTATCGGTGCAAGATTAAGGCGCCCGGCTTTGCCCATCTGGCGGCGCTGGACAAGATTGGACGGCATCACATGCTGGCGGATGTGGTGGCCATTATCGGCACGCTGGATGTCGTGTTTGGTGAGATTGATCGCTAAGATGGGTCGTTGCAAATGACCAAAAATGAATGACATAAATAAATTTCAGTATTATATCTGTTAATTGTAATAAATCATAATAAATACAAAAGCTTTAGCGTAAAACCTGGTTACAAGCAAACATTACTGTAACAGGAATTCATTAGCCTTTCTCATTCATCCGTTACAGCAACAACACTCACGAAAATCGGAAAAACCCCGATGGAAAATCcccgagagaaagaaaaacagtgAGCAACCGAACACATCTCAGCTGTTCTAGTGAGAAAGGAAAAACCCTTTTTGTCGGAAAAATGCTCCAAACGCCGATTTGTAGAGCAAAGCTTTCCTTGGCAAGATAATCAGAGAGAACGAGTGAGTAATGGTAAATTTCCCCCAAGAGCATCCTATTTTGATGGGGAACTCTCTCCCATCATCCCCggtatgtgttgtgtgttgcgcGTTGGTTTATTTTGCCGGCCGGTGCCGTCTGAATGCCGCCATTACGGCAGGCACATAAGaaggggcagcagcagcagcagtatatAGGACTGGGTAGAGTACATAGCTTTCACCGCAACAGTTTCGtacctgttgttgttgtcctgCCGGTCGGTACTtcaacggcttctaaacgttTGGGAGACGGGGTGAACACGTATAAAAATGTCCCGAGCTGGGAGGATCGTGATTTTCTGGGGATGAAATTTATGGGATCGACCTCGGCTCGATTTGGGGGTCGGTTGATATgagaaatcttttttttcctaaatACCTGCATGACAGTGTTAGTTAGGTAGCGAAAATAtaagaatttaaattgaaataagatACGAGACAGGGACAGAACACAaggttaaaaataattacagtACTTCTGTCTATTTTGTATTACTTTTTAATTGCTGTTAAAAGTATTTAATTGTGTAGTAGAATGACAAACAACGAGATTTACAGCGAAAAATTATGATTATATTCCATAGTTTCGGAACCAGAAAATGTATATAAATAATATCCATATATAGAATAagcaatgaaagcaaaactggtttgcaaaaaatgttttaatcattAGTTTCAAAAATGTTGGTACGATGCTATGACAAATTCGGAAATCATTATAAACGACCAAAAGATCATTGGAACTGCAGACCTGGGTTCTATATGTTCGTTATTTGATTCTTCATTTCCTGGTCCAAAACGTTCATCATTAAACCTTATTAGTGAAATTACTAATACCAAACGTCAGTAGCGTTGTGTAGCGCCATCTATTGCAAAATGAAAGTACTATCATTTCATGTCattagttttatttaaaaaatatccaaaatgCGTCGTAAATATCATCCTCAAACCTACCTAGTGGAATTCTAATACCAAACGTCAGTAGCCTTGTATAGCGCTATCTATTGCATAATTCTCAAAATTCAAACCTTTTATTTCTAAAAACATGACTCACCTAAAGCCCAAACATGTCGCAATCTTCAAACCTTAATACACCATATAAAATTACCTCTCTGTTTGTATGCAAGTTGCTTCTAAAAACAAGATCTAATTGAGCTTAACCGTATCGTCTGACCGCAGATAATACAATTTCAAATCTTTTGTACGCTTTGTACGTGTGTTAACACTCAAACATTCTCTCATCCATCTCATCCTGACATCACTCCGTCTCAATTGGCGGTTTGATCAAGCAACACCGCCGCCACTGCTGACGAGGACGATAAAGGACGCACACAACCTGCAACAAACTTTTGCCTCCCAGCACAAGACAGCTGAGAGATGGCACCACGTGCATGACGCAACCAGCCAGCAGGGCTAAAGCAGAGCCTGTACTTacctaccactaccaccaaacaaaacccacaATCAACCCGTAGTGATCAACGTGCTCCCGCTTCTCCGAACCGTAGATTACCTCCTAGCCCCGCGGGCTGAAAGGAGAAAAACCACAACCGATGGAAGTTTCACGACGTAA contains:
- the LOC120897504 gene encoding NADH-ubiquinone oxidoreductase 49 kDa subunit-like, whose translation is MAFCVLNAAAKRTPSTVYAVGRGLLQNVTAPYRLYQQPARAAGKWFPDEQFIEQFKGPVMYPDHVTARWKLPPWNSKIAPVEKQVRNLKINFGPQHPAAHGVLRLVLELDGETVMRADPHIGLLHRGTEKLIEYKTYVQALPYFDRLDYVSMMCNEQCYSLAVEKLLNIEIPPRAKYIRVLFAEITRILNHIMAIGTHALDVGALTPFFWLFEEREKMMEFYERVSGARMHAAYVRPGGVAQDIPLGLLDDIYDFAVRFGERLDEVEDVLTSNRIWVQRTVNIGVVTAEDALNYGFSGVMLRGSGIKWDLRKVQPYDAYDQMEFDVPIGTKGDCYDRYLCRIEEMRQSLRIIDQCLNRMPAGEIKTDDGKISPPSRTEMKQSMEALIHHFKLFTQGYQVPPGSTYTAVEAPKGEFGVYLVSDGSSQPYRCKIKAPGFAHLAALDKIGRHHMLADVVAIIGTLDVVFGEIDR